AAAAGAACCTTTAGCGAACTTGCAAAAATCCGCCGATCTTCCCATAGTTCTCCGAGAAGATCGCCTATGGACCTGACCGTTTCACTGCCCGATGAGCTGGCGAGCTACATCAAGAGAAAGCTCGATTCCGGCGGTTACAGCTCTTCGAGCGATGTCGTGAGCGAAGCCCTTCGGCTGCTGGAAGAGCGCGACAGCACCAAAGCCCGCGAGACCG
This Rhizobium acidisoli DNA region includes the following protein-coding sequences:
- a CDS encoding type II toxin-antitoxin system ParD family antitoxin, which codes for MDLTVSLPDELASYIKRKLDSGGYSSSSDVVSEALRLLEERDSTKARETERLRNAWQEGMKSGDFAPLDIDAAKAEGRRRFSGSKT